A single genomic interval of Cupriavidus sp. MP-37 harbors:
- the fba gene encoding class II fructose-bisphosphate aldolase (catalyzes the reversible aldol condensation of dihydroxyacetonephosphate and glyceraldehyde 3-phosphate in the Calvin cycle, glycolysis, and/or gluconeogenesis) encodes MPLVSMRQLLDHAAENSYGLPAFNVNNLEQVQAIMQAADEVNAPVIMQASAGARKYAGEHFLRHLIEAAVEAYPHIPVVMHQDHGQSPAICQAAIDLGFSSVMMDGSLREDGKTPADYEYNVDVTRKVVQLSHAIGVTVEGELGCLGSLETGEAGEEDGIGAEGKLDHSMLLTDPEQAADFVKATQLDALAIAIGTSHGAYKFTRKPTGDILAINRIKEIHARIPNTHLVMHGSSSVPQELLEEIRKFGGDMKETYGVPVEEIQEAIKYGVRKINIDTDIRLAMTGAIRRFFVENPSKFDPREYLKPAREAAKQVCKARYLAFGCEGQAGKIKPVALSEIAQQYKSGKLAQVVQ; translated from the coding sequence ATGCCACTCGTTTCGATGCGCCAGCTGCTGGACCACGCAGCCGAGAACAGCTACGGCCTGCCGGCCTTCAACGTGAACAACCTCGAGCAAGTGCAGGCCATCATGCAGGCGGCCGACGAGGTCAACGCTCCGGTGATCATGCAAGCCTCGGCCGGCGCCCGCAAATACGCCGGCGAGCACTTCCTGCGCCACCTGATCGAAGCCGCGGTCGAAGCCTATCCGCACATCCCGGTGGTGATGCACCAGGACCACGGCCAGTCGCCGGCGATCTGCCAGGCCGCGATCGACCTGGGCTTCTCGTCGGTGATGATGGACGGCTCGCTGCGCGAAGACGGCAAGACCCCGGCCGACTACGAATACAACGTCGACGTGACCCGCAAGGTGGTGCAGCTGTCGCACGCCATCGGCGTGACCGTCGAGGGCGAGCTGGGCTGCCTGGGCTCGCTCGAAACCGGTGAAGCCGGCGAAGAAGACGGCATCGGCGCCGAAGGCAAGCTGGACCACTCCATGCTGTTGACCGATCCCGAGCAGGCCGCCGACTTCGTCAAGGCCACCCAGCTCGACGCGCTGGCGATCGCCATCGGCACCTCGCACGGCGCCTACAAGTTCACCCGCAAGCCCACCGGCGACATCCTGGCGATCAACCGCATCAAGGAAATCCACGCCCGCATCCCCAACACCCACCTGGTGATGCACGGCTCGTCGTCGGTGCCGCAGGAACTGCTGGAAGAGATCCGCAAGTTCGGCGGCGACATGAAGGAAACCTACGGCGTGCCGGTCGAGGAAATCCAGGAAGCGATCAAGTACGGCGTGCGCAAGATCAACATCGACACCGACATCCGCCTGGCCATGACCGGCGCGATCCGCCGCTTCTTCGTCGAGAACCCGAGCAAGTTCGACCCGCGCGAATACCTGAAGCCGGCCCGCGAAGCCGCCAAGCAGGTGTGCAAGGCACGCTACCTGGCGTTCGGCTGCGAAGGCCAGGCCGGC
- the pyk gene encoding pyruvate kinase — MTRSTKIVATIGPASSSLEILTRMIAAGVDVVRLNFSHGTAQDHLDRARLVREAAQACGREVAIMADLQGPKIRVGKFEHGKILLKAGEPFILDSNCKLGNEERAGLDYQDLPRDVGPGDLLLLNDGLIVLVVDRVLGNEIFTTVRVGGELSNNKGINRQGGGLSAPALTAKDMDDIKTAMALGADYLAVSFPKNATDMEMARQLAAVAGQPHGHRARMIAKIERAEAIHPGVLEEILQASDGIMVARGDLAVEVGNAAVPALQKRMIKLAREANKLTITATQMMESMIVNPVPTRAEVSDVANAVLDGTDAVMLSAETAAGRYPVETVEAMAAVCIEAEKSEVVQLDTDFLNQTFSRIDQSVAMGALFTAYHLQVKAIAALTDSGATALWMSRHRIHVPIYAMTPNLASQRKMQLYRNVVPLPLQSSTDRDTALEQAEELLLAQGVVQRGDFIVLTIGEPMGQPGGTNTLKIVRVGH, encoded by the coding sequence ATGACCCGTTCCACCAAGATCGTCGCCACCATCGGCCCCGCCTCCAGCTCGCTGGAGATCCTGACGCGCATGATCGCGGCAGGGGTCGACGTGGTGCGGCTGAACTTTTCGCACGGCACCGCCCAGGACCACCTCGACCGCGCCCGGCTGGTGCGCGAGGCGGCGCAGGCGTGCGGGCGCGAGGTCGCCATCATGGCCGACCTGCAGGGCCCCAAGATCCGCGTGGGCAAGTTCGAGCACGGCAAGATCCTGCTCAAGGCGGGCGAGCCCTTCATCCTCGATTCCAACTGCAAGCTCGGCAACGAAGAGCGCGCCGGCCTGGACTACCAGGACCTGCCGCGCGACGTCGGGCCGGGCGACCTGCTGCTGCTCAACGACGGCCTGATCGTGCTGGTGGTCGACCGCGTGCTGGGCAACGAGATCTTCACCACCGTGCGCGTCGGCGGCGAGCTGTCCAATAACAAGGGCATCAACCGCCAGGGCGGCGGGCTGTCGGCGCCGGCGCTGACCGCCAAGGACATGGACGACATCAAGACCGCCATGGCCCTGGGCGCGGACTACCTCGCGGTGAGCTTCCCCAAGAACGCCACCGACATGGAAATGGCGCGCCAGCTGGCCGCCGTGGCCGGCCAGCCGCACGGCCACCGGGCCCGCATGATCGCCAAGATCGAGCGCGCCGAGGCCATCCATCCGGGCGTGCTGGAAGAAATCCTGCAGGCCTCCGACGGCATTATGGTGGCGCGTGGCGACCTGGCCGTGGAAGTCGGCAACGCCGCCGTGCCGGCGCTGCAGAAGCGCATGATCAAGCTGGCGCGCGAGGCCAACAAGCTCACCATCACCGCCACGCAGATGATGGAAAGCATGATCGTCAACCCGGTGCCGACCCGCGCCGAGGTCTCGGACGTGGCCAACGCCGTGCTGGACGGCACCGACGCCGTGATGCTGTCGGCCGAGACCGCCGCCGGCCGCTATCCGGTCGAGACCGTCGAGGCCATGGCCGCGGTCTGCATCGAGGCCGAGAAGTCCGAGGTGGTGCAGCTCGACACCGATTTCCTGAACCAGACCTTCTCGCGCATCGACCAGTCCGTGGCGATGGGGGCACTGTTCACCGCCTATCATTTGCAGGTGAAGGCGATCGCGGCGCTGACCGATTCCGGCGCGACCGCGCTGTGGATGAGCCGGCACCGCATCCATGTACCGATCTACGCGATGACGCCCAACCTGGCGTCGCAGCGCAAGATGCAGCTGTACCGCAACGTGGTGCCGCTGCCGCTGCAGTCGAGCACCGACCGCGATACCGCGCTGGAGCAGGCCGAGGAACTGCTGCTGGCGCAGGGCGTGGTGCAGCGGGGCGATTTCATCGTGCTGACCATTGGCGAGCCGATGGGCCAGCCGGGCGGTACCAACACCCTGAAGATCGTCAGGGTGGGGCATTGA
- a CDS encoding phosphoglycerate kinase, which yields MTSVLRLSDLISQGKLSGKRVFIRADLNVPQDDAGNITEDTRIRASVPAIEACLAAGAAVMVTSHLGRPTEGEFKPEDSLAPIAARLSELLGKPVKLVQNWVDGVEVAPGQVVLLENCRVNKGEKKNSDELAQKMAKLCDVYVNDAFGTAHRAEATTHGIAKYAPVACAGPLLAAEIDALGKALGQPARPLVAIVAGSKVSTKLTILKSLADKVDNLVVGGGIANTFMLAAGLKIGKSLAEADLVGDAKAIIDIMARRGASVPIPVDVVCAKEFSATATATVKDVKDVADDDMILDIGPKTAAMLADQLKAAGTIVWNGPVGVFEFDQFGNGTKVLAEAIAESKAFSIAGGGDTLAAIAKYGIADRVGYISTGGGAFLEFLEGKTLPAFEVLEQRAAG from the coding sequence ATGACCTCTGTCCTGCGTCTTTCCGATCTGATTTCCCAAGGCAAACTTTCCGGCAAGCGGGTCTTCATCCGCGCCGACCTGAACGTGCCGCAGGATGACGCCGGCAACATCACCGAGGACACCCGCATCCGCGCCTCCGTGCCGGCCATCGAGGCTTGCCTGGCCGCCGGCGCGGCGGTGATGGTCACGTCCCACTTGGGCCGCCCGACCGAGGGCGAGTTCAAGCCCGAAGACTCGCTGGCGCCGATCGCCGCGCGCCTGTCCGAACTGCTGGGCAAGCCGGTCAAGCTGGTGCAGAACTGGGTCGACGGCGTCGAGGTGGCGCCCGGCCAGGTGGTGCTGCTGGAAAACTGCCGCGTCAATAAGGGCGAGAAGAAGAACAGCGACGAGCTGGCGCAGAAGATGGCCAAGCTGTGCGACGTCTACGTCAACGACGCCTTCGGCACCGCGCACCGCGCCGAAGCCACCACCCACGGCATCGCCAAATACGCGCCGGTCGCCTGCGCCGGCCCGCTGCTGGCCGCCGAGATCGATGCGCTGGGCAAGGCGCTGGGCCAGCCGGCGCGTCCGCTGGTGGCGATCGTGGCCGGCTCCAAGGTCTCGACCAAGCTGACCATCCTGAAGTCGCTGGCCGACAAGGTCGACAACCTGGTGGTCGGCGGCGGCATCGCCAACACCTTCATGCTGGCCGCCGGCCTGAAGATCGGCAAGTCGCTGGCCGAAGCCGACCTGGTCGGCGACGCCAAGGCCATCATCGACATCATGGCCCGCCGCGGCGCCTCGGTGCCGATTCCGGTCGACGTGGTCTGCGCCAAGGAATTCAGCGCGACCGCCACGGCCACCGTCAAGGACGTCAAGGATGTCGCCGACGACGACATGATCCTGGACATCGGCCCGAAGACCGCCGCGATGCTGGCCGATCAACTGAAGGCCGCAGGCACCATCGTCTGGAACGGCCCGGTCGGCGTGTTCGAGTTCGACCAGTTCGGCAACGGCACCAAGGTGCTGGCCGAGGCCATCGCCGAGTCCAAGGCATTCTCGATCGCCGGCGGCGGCGACACCCTGGCCGCCATCGCCAAGTACGGCATTGCCGACCGCGTCGGCTATATCTCGACCGGCGGCGGCGCGTTCCTGGAATTCCTGGAAGGCAAGACGCTGCCCGCCTTCGAAGTGCTGGAGCAGCGCGCCGCAGGCTGA
- a CDS encoding helix-turn-helix transcriptional regulator, with amino-acid sequence MNEADIHGAIRGLYEGILDPGAWQDSLRTLTGLAGAAHASMMVWDTVRDQITVNEIVNPVVELFTEYESDYQAIDPAKQFAPAMRPGHWYIDARELGEGTMARHPFYREFFHRYGLRSYVACLVERQPHYEVYFSMQRARRQPLFSSADTGGLDWIIPHMRSAMAMRDRALGLTVLARLSTQLVERLNFALLVFSPQRQVLLCNRAGERWARRLDPAGKVSDWSLSRPFADMLQAACDPRHAVAAQAARATSGADSAQVIVLPLPPSHAFAAQWQEPAALVIVHEQDRAPLLLGPVLRDLYGLTPAETRLSVQLAHGQGLPEASQQLGIRHETARTQLKAVFHKTGCNSQAQLTHLLSRLGAALDQG; translated from the coding sequence ATGAATGAAGCCGACATCCACGGAGCGATCCGCGGCTTGTACGAGGGCATTCTGGATCCGGGAGCCTGGCAGGACAGCCTGCGCACCCTGACCGGGCTGGCGGGCGCCGCACATGCCTCGATGATGGTGTGGGACACGGTGCGCGACCAGATCACCGTCAACGAGATCGTCAACCCGGTGGTCGAGCTGTTCACCGAATACGAATCGGACTACCAGGCGATCGACCCGGCCAAGCAGTTCGCGCCGGCCATGCGGCCGGGCCACTGGTATATCGACGCGCGCGAACTGGGCGAAGGCACCATGGCGCGCCATCCGTTCTACCGCGAGTTTTTCCACCGCTATGGCCTGCGCTCCTACGTCGCCTGCCTGGTCGAGCGCCAGCCCCATTACGAAGTCTATTTCTCGATGCAGCGCGCGCGCCGGCAGCCGCTGTTCTCGAGCGCCGACACCGGCGGCCTGGACTGGATCATCCCGCATATGCGCAGCGCCATGGCGATGCGCGACCGCGCGCTCGGGCTGACGGTGCTGGCGCGGCTGTCGACGCAGCTGGTGGAGCGACTCAATTTCGCCCTGCTGGTGTTTTCGCCGCAGCGCCAGGTGCTGTTGTGCAACCGCGCCGGCGAACGCTGGGCGCGCCGGCTCGACCCGGCCGGCAAGGTTTCGGACTGGAGCCTGTCGCGGCCGTTCGCCGACATGCTCCAGGCCGCCTGCGATCCGCGCCACGCGGTGGCCGCGCAGGCGGCGCGCGCCACCAGCGGCGCCGACAGCGCCCAGGTCATCGTGCTGCCGCTGCCGCCCTCGCACGCCTTCGCGGCGCAGTGGCAGGAACCGGCTGCGCTGGTGATCGTGCACGAGCAGGACCGCGCGCCGCTGTTGCTCGGCCCCGTGCTGCGCGACCTGTACGGGCTGACGCCGGCCGAGACCCGGCTGAGCGTCCAGCTGGCCCACGGCCAGGGCCTGCCCGAAGCCAGCCAGCAATTGGGCATCCGCCACGAGACCGCGCGCACGCAGCTCAAGGCGGTGTTCCACAAGACCGGCTGCAACAGCCAGGCCCAGCTCACGCATCTGCTCTCGCGCCTGGGCGCGGCGCTGGACCAGGGCTGA
- a CDS encoding helix-turn-helix transcriptional regulator, with the protein MSDTQMHDTIRALYEGIFDADAWQRSLGALCQASGSSHAHLLVLDTVHERVLVHQEVNPMPEAVAAYREHFAAIDPALPFARRMAVGSWYIDSRELGPQVMRQSPFYGEFLRPIEQSSVMACLIERQPHYDVFLSLQRPHGHDHYSPEDARALDWAIPHVRQAMALRERTHQVSALAHASSQLMERLPFGVIVFRDDGKPLLANSIGEAWVRRLLPAVSIETSAAAPLAAARDDGGWTLSRQFADALRAVSSPASVQPAQALRAVDSAGRQAQVILLPLPPAHHLALDWQRPSVLVAIHEPGAAPMTLPTVLRDLYGLTPAEIRLALQLSSGIGLPEACELIGIRRETGRTQLKAIFTKTGTGTQAQLAHLLTRLGVRA; encoded by the coding sequence ATGAGCGACACACAGATGCACGACACCATTCGCGCGCTGTATGAGGGGATATTCGACGCCGATGCCTGGCAGCGCAGTCTGGGCGCGCTGTGCCAGGCCAGCGGCAGCAGCCACGCCCACCTGCTCGTGCTCGACACCGTGCACGAGCGCGTGCTGGTGCACCAGGAGGTCAACCCGATGCCCGAGGCCGTGGCCGCCTACCGCGAACACTTCGCCGCGATCGACCCGGCGCTGCCGTTCGCGCGGCGCATGGCGGTGGGCAGCTGGTATATCGATTCGCGCGAACTGGGGCCGCAGGTCATGCGGCAGTCGCCCTTCTACGGCGAGTTCCTGCGGCCGATCGAACAGTCGTCGGTGATGGCCTGCCTGATCGAGCGCCAGCCGCACTACGACGTGTTCCTGTCGCTGCAGCGCCCGCACGGCCACGACCATTACTCTCCGGAAGACGCGCGCGCGCTCGACTGGGCCATCCCGCACGTGCGCCAGGCGATGGCGCTGCGCGAGCGCACCCACCAGGTGTCGGCGCTGGCGCATGCGTCGTCGCAGCTGATGGAGCGGCTGCCGTTCGGCGTGATCGTGTTCCGCGACGACGGCAAGCCGCTGCTGGCCAACAGCATCGGCGAAGCCTGGGTGCGCCGGCTGCTGCCGGCGGTATCGATCGAAACCAGCGCCGCGGCGCCGCTGGCCGCCGCGCGCGACGATGGCGGCTGGACCCTGTCGCGCCAGTTCGCGGACGCGCTGCGGGCGGTGAGCAGCCCGGCCAGCGTGCAGCCGGCGCAGGCGCTGCGCGCGGTCGACAGCGCAGGCCGGCAGGCGCAGGTGATCCTGCTGCCGCTGCCGCCGGCGCATCACCTGGCGCTGGACTGGCAGCGCCCCAGCGTGCTGGTGGCGATCCACGAGCCGGGCGCCGCGCCGATGACGCTGCCGACCGTATTGCGAGACCTCTACGGCCTGACGCCGGCGGAGATCCGGCTGGCGCTGCAATTGTCTTCGGGCATCGGCCTGCCCGAGGCCTGCGAGCTGATCGGCATCCGGCGCGAGACCGGGCGCACGCAGCTCAAGGCGATCTTCACCAAGACCGGCACCGGCACGCAGGCGCAGCTGGCGCACCTGCTGACGCGGCTGGGGGTGCGGGCCTAG
- a CDS encoding tripartite tricarboxylate transporter substrate binding protein, which produces MTDSSRLLPRLSFHSAARLAARLAALCAAAAGMVSLPAHAQGEWPTQPVTILMGFTAGSGVDIVGRTLQESLQKSLKTTIVYDYRPGAGGNVASEVVAHARPDGYTLLLGTAATHGINPALYKTLPFDADADFTPIAPLVEVSNVLTVNPAVLDVKSVKEFIEKVKANPGKYNFASTGNGTGTHLAFAEFNARAGLDMVHVPYKGGPDALQAVVKGEVCCIFNQVQSVLPQFRAGKVRLLGVTTKQRVQVIADVPTIAESGLPGFNSTIWFGLFGPKGLDPKIARKVNDAVKVALETPAIRQKLIDAGNTPRVETVEQFKATVKADRQKWAGVVKTVGASID; this is translated from the coding sequence ATGACTGATTCGTCCCGCCTGCTTCCGCGCTTGTCCTTCCATTCCGCAGCCCGCCTGGCCGCCCGCCTGGCCGCGCTGTGCGCCGCCGCCGCGGGCATGGTCAGCCTGCCCGCCCACGCGCAGGGCGAATGGCCGACGCAGCCGGTGACGATCCTGATGGGCTTCACCGCCGGCTCCGGCGTCGACATCGTCGGCCGCACGCTGCAGGAATCGCTGCAGAAGTCGCTGAAGACCACCATCGTCTATGACTACCGCCCGGGCGCCGGCGGCAACGTTGCCTCCGAGGTGGTGGCGCATGCCAGGCCGGACGGCTACACGCTGCTGCTCGGCACCGCCGCCACGCACGGCATCAACCCGGCGCTGTACAAGACCCTGCCGTTCGATGCCGACGCCGATTTCACCCCGATCGCGCCGCTGGTCGAGGTCTCCAACGTGCTGACCGTCAACCCGGCCGTGCTCGACGTCAAGTCGGTCAAGGAATTCATCGAGAAGGTCAAGGCCAATCCCGGCAAGTACAACTTTGCCTCCACCGGCAACGGCACCGGCACGCACCTGGCGTTCGCCGAGTTCAATGCGCGCGCCGGTCTCGACATGGTGCACGTGCCCTACAAGGGCGGCCCCGACGCGCTGCAGGCGGTGGTGAAGGGCGAGGTCTGCTGCATCTTCAACCAGGTGCAGAGCGTGCTGCCGCAGTTCCGCGCCGGCAAGGTGCGGCTGCTGGGGGTGACCACCAAACAGCGCGTGCAGGTGATTGCCGACGTGCCGACCATTGCCGAAAGCGGCCTGCCCGGCTTCAACAGCACCATCTGGTTCGGCCTGTTCGGGCCCAAGGGGCTGGATCCGAAGATCGCGCGCAAGGTCAACGACGCGGTCAAGGTGGCGCTGGAAACGCCGGCGATCCGCCAGAAGCTGATCGATGCCGGCAACACGCCGCGGGTCGAGACCGTGGAGCAGTTCAAGGCCACGGTGAAGGCCGACCGCCAGAAGTGGGCGGGCGTGGTCAAGACCGTGGGCGCGTCGATCGACTGA
- a CDS encoding DEAD/DEAH box helicase, with product MPAPEAGWQQALDALRALADADAQGAAGAAQPARRLLWALTLDADGAPGTIEPLEQVRGPKGWGKPRPVPLARIAEDDRLEPWDARVARAIRRDASHNRRYVLDRAMALMALAGHPGVVLAHAPTQTIDVVEDTPALEAVRSAGRYVLRLFPPVREAPALEALLPAAARQEAEALRQFTLLRDGPHRLRLIRYTPAQFEAARLIGNGLAIPEDGHARLDQTLRALAGQFQIQADAAAGTRAVEAEARLRAEVAPVGRGISLRLVVTPLGPLGPRLAPGAGREKLMATVRGETLSTQRDLDAELASVAEVFAALPQLVALSPPGGEYTWTLDHPEEALAVVEALPALSAVQAVEWPRGKALRVLPADLPQLGVQIESRGAWYKLAGELRVAEGLVLELGQLIDWTGSHAGRFVPMGQGVYVALTQVLRGRLRDLAGVGERVPDGIRVPQMATPWLDDVLAGAGVDPDAHFRTRIARLRAARETGIALPATLAAELRPYQEAGYRWAMTLAAAGLGACLADDMGLGKTLQALAVLVARAGGGAALVIAPTSVCGNWAAEARRFAPTLNVHVYAEGDRDALLARAGPHDLVIVSYTLLQQASQEFCAREWHTVVADEAQAFKNAVTRRAQAMFALPSGFRMALTGTPVENRLAELWSVMRFCNPGLLGSLARFNEHFANPIERAGSREARLRLRRMIAPFVLRRTKAQVLDELPPRTELVIRVEPEPVEAAHYEALRRQAQTEAEAALARIEAARKATRDAPAGARARALAQSRHQAQARLHVLAQLMRLRRAACDPRLVTPELAGQLSEGAKLRAFVELASGLAASGHKTLVFSQFVDFLQLLRQGLERAGLALQYLDGATPAAERTRRVAAFQAGAGDVFLISLKAGGFGLNLTAADYVIIADPWWNPAAEDQAMGRAHRIGQQRPVTVYRLINAGTIEERIVELHRDKRALADGLLEADDDHNAGTGAPLPDVDELVGLLRR from the coding sequence ATGCCCGCCCCGGAGGCCGGCTGGCAGCAGGCGCTGGATGCGCTGCGCGCGCTCGCCGACGCGGATGCCCAAGGCGCGGCTGGCGCGGCGCAGCCCGCGCGGCGCCTGCTGTGGGCGCTGACGCTGGACGCCGATGGCGCCCCCGGCACCATCGAGCCGCTGGAGCAGGTGCGCGGCCCGAAGGGCTGGGGCAAGCCGCGGCCGGTGCCGCTGGCGCGCATCGCCGAGGACGACCGGCTCGAGCCATGGGATGCGCGCGTGGCGCGCGCCATCCGCCGCGATGCCTCGCACAACCGCCGCTACGTGCTCGACCGCGCCATGGCGCTGATGGCGCTGGCCGGGCACCCGGGCGTGGTGCTGGCCCACGCGCCCACCCAGACGATCGACGTGGTCGAGGACACGCCCGCGCTGGAGGCGGTGCGCAGCGCCGGCCGCTACGTGCTGCGGCTGTTCCCGCCGGTGCGCGAGGCGCCGGCGCTGGAGGCGCTGCTGCCCGCCGCCGCGCGCCAGGAGGCCGAGGCGCTGCGCCAGTTCACGCTGCTGCGCGACGGGCCGCACCGGCTGCGGCTGATCCGCTACACCCCGGCGCAGTTCGAGGCGGCGCGGCTGATCGGCAACGGCCTGGCGATTCCCGAAGACGGACACGCCCGGCTCGACCAGACCCTGCGCGCGCTGGCCGGCCAGTTCCAGATCCAGGCCGATGCCGCGGCCGGCACGCGCGCGGTCGAGGCCGAGGCGCGCCTGCGTGCCGAAGTGGCGCCGGTGGGGCGCGGCATCTCGCTGCGGCTGGTGGTGACGCCGCTGGGCCCGCTCGGCCCGCGGCTGGCGCCCGGCGCCGGGCGCGAGAAACTGATGGCCACGGTGCGCGGCGAGACCTTGTCGACGCAGCGCGACCTCGATGCCGAACTGGCCAGCGTGGCCGAGGTCTTCGCCGCGCTGCCGCAGCTGGTCGCGCTGTCGCCGCCGGGCGGCGAATACACCTGGACGCTGGACCATCCCGAGGAGGCGCTTGCGGTGGTCGAGGCGCTGCCGGCGCTGTCCGCGGTGCAGGCGGTCGAATGGCCGCGCGGCAAGGCGCTGCGCGTGCTGCCCGCCGACCTGCCGCAGCTGGGCGTGCAGATCGAGAGCCGCGGCGCGTGGTACAAGCTCGCCGGCGAGCTGCGCGTGGCCGAGGGGCTGGTGCTGGAACTGGGCCAGCTGATCGACTGGACCGGCAGCCATGCCGGGCGCTTCGTGCCGATGGGGCAGGGCGTCTACGTGGCGCTGACACAGGTGCTGCGCGGCCGGCTGCGCGACCTCGCGGGCGTGGGCGAGCGAGTGCCCGACGGCATCCGCGTGCCGCAGATGGCCACGCCGTGGCTGGACGACGTGCTCGCCGGCGCGGGCGTCGATCCCGACGCGCATTTCCGCACGCGCATCGCCCGGCTGCGCGCCGCGCGCGAGACCGGGATCGCGCTGCCGGCCACGCTGGCGGCCGAGCTGCGCCCCTACCAGGAAGCCGGCTACCGCTGGGCCATGACGCTGGCCGCCGCCGGGCTGGGCGCGTGCCTGGCCGACGACATGGGCCTGGGCAAGACCCTGCAGGCGCTGGCGGTGCTGGTCGCGCGCGCCGGCGGCGGCGCGGCGCTGGTGATTGCGCCGACCTCGGTGTGCGGCAACTGGGCCGCCGAGGCGCGCCGTTTCGCGCCCACGCTCAATGTCCACGTCTATGCCGAGGGCGACCGCGACGCGCTGCTGGCGCGGGCCGGCCCGCATGACCTGGTGATCGTCTCGTACACGCTGCTGCAGCAGGCCAGCCAGGAGTTCTGCGCGCGCGAATGGCACACCGTGGTGGCCGACGAGGCCCAGGCCTTCAAGAACGCGGTCACGCGGCGCGCGCAGGCGATGTTCGCGTTGCCGTCGGGCTTCCGCATGGCGCTGACCGGCACCCCGGTGGAAAACCGGCTGGCCGAGCTGTGGTCGGTGATGCGGTTCTGCAATCCGGGCCTGCTGGGCTCGCTGGCGCGCTTCAACGAGCATTTTGCCAACCCGATCGAACGCGCCGGCAGCCGCGAGGCGCGCCTGCGGCTGCGCCGCATGATCGCGCCGTTCGTGCTGCGCCGGACCAAGGCGCAGGTGCTCGACGAACTGCCGCCGCGGACCGAGCTGGTGATCCGGGTCGAGCCCGAGCCGGTCGAGGCCGCGCACTACGAGGCGCTGCGCCGCCAGGCCCAGACCGAGGCCGAGGCCGCGCTGGCGCGTATCGAGGCCGCGCGCAAGGCGACCCGGGACGCGCCCGCCGGCGCCCGTGCGCGGGCGCTGGCGCAGTCCCGGCACCAGGCGCAGGCGCGCCTGCATGTGCTGGCGCAGCTGATGCGGCTGCGCCGCGCGGCGTGCGACCCGCGCCTGGTCACGCCCGAACTGGCTGGCCAATTGAGCGAAGGTGCCAAGCTGCGCGCCTTCGTCGAGCTGGCCAGCGGACTGGCCGCCAGCGGCCACAAGACCCTGGTGTTCAGCCAGTTCGTCGATTTCCTGCAGCTGCTGCGCCAGGGGCTCGAGCGCGCCGGGCTGGCGCTGCAATACCTGGACGGCGCCACCCCCGCGGCCGAGCGCACGCGCCGCGTGGCCGCGTTCCAGGCGGGCGCGGGCGATGTCTTCCTGATCAGCCTGAAGGCCGGCGGCTTCGGCCTGAACCTGACCGCGGCCGACTACGTGATCATCGCCGACCCGTGGTGGAACCCCGCCGCCGAAGACCAGGCCATGGGCCGCGCGCACCGCATCGGCCAGCAGCGCCCGGTCACGGTGTACCGGCTGATCAACGCGGGCACCATCGAGGAGCGCATCGTCGAGCTGCACCGCGACAAGCGCGCGCTCGCCGACGGCCTGCTGGAGGCCGACGACGACCACAACGCCGGCACCGGCGCGCCGCTGCCGGATGTCGATGAACTGGTGGGACTGCTGCGGCGCTGA